Part of the Jatrophihabitans sp. GAS493 genome, CTGGTTTTCCTGCTGGCGATCCCAGCTCGTCTGATCTTCAAGCCCATCGGCGCGGCCGGCACCCCGGCTGAGATGACCTGCGTGCTGCTCCTGGGCTACTGGGTCTTTCAGCGGCTCTCGACGCCGGCCCGCCACGCCCCCCTCGAACCGATCCAGCGAGCAATGCTGCTGTACATGCTCGCCGTTCTGGCCAGCTACGTGGCGGCCACGACCCGACCGATCGCGGCGAACGAACTGACCGGCGGCGACCGCGCACTGCTGACCGCCTGTAGTTGGCTCGGAGTCCTCTTCTTCGCCTCCGAACTCGTCAGCCGGGCCGAACTCGACATCCTGTTACGGCGCACCAGCTTCGGCGTCGGTTGCCTCTCCACACTGGGCGTCGTGCAGTTCGTGACCGGGCTGCCCTTCACCAACTACATCGTGATTCCCGGACTGACGTTGAACAGCGCGCTGACGTCGGTACTGGAACGCAACGGACGCAATCGGCCCGCCGGAACAGCGACGCACCCGATCGAGTTCGGCGCCGTACTGACGATGGTTCTTCCGATCGCGCTGCACTACGCGCTTTACGACACGCACCGCAGCAAGGTCAAGCGGTGGTTCCCGGTCGTGGCCATCGCCATCGCCATCCCGATCTCGATCTCGCGCTCGGCCATCGTCAGCGCCGCCGTCGCCCTCATCGTTCTGATTCCGTCCTGGCCCAAGGAACGTCGTCGCCGGGCCTACGCCTCCATCGTCGGGCTGCTCGGCGTTGCCTACCTGTTCATTCCGGGGCTGCTCGGCACGCTGACCGGACTCTTCACCGGCATCGGCGAGGACAGCAGCGCGAGCTCGCGCACCAACAGCTACGCCGTGGCCGCACATTTCATCAAGACGAACCCGATCTTCGGCCGAGGCCAGGGCACCTTCCTGATCGGCTATCACATTTTCGACAACTTCTATCTGGGAGCTGCGGTCGAGACCGGCGTGGTTGGCGTCGCCGCGATCCTCACGCTGTATCTCACGGCGATCATCACCAACCGCAAACTACACAACGTCGCCCGTGACGAATCGACGCGCGACCTCGCGCAGGCATTCGCCGCTTCCTTCGCCGCTGCCGCTCTGAGCACCGCCCTTTACGACGCGTACTCCTTCCCGATGGCCACGACGCTGCTGTTCTTTCTGCTCGGGTGTGCCGCAGCGCTGCGCCGAAGAGCGAGGGCCGGCGATGTGGGCGAGACCGCACTCGCCCCCAGCTAGCCGGATCAGCCGGATGCGCCGGTGCCGCGCCCAGGCTCTCGCAAGCTAGCTCGTGGCGGCGCCCATGATCTCGACGACCTGGCGGCCGGCTCGAGACCATGAGTAATAGGCGCGCGATTCGTCAGCCGCAGCGCTCGTGCGACGAATCAGTTCATCATCGTCCAGGGCGGAAGTTATCAGGTCGGCCAGCTCGTCCGCGGAGTCCGAGGTGACGAGGGCACCGTTACGTCCGGGCTGAATTATCTCGGGCATCGCGAAGGCGTCCCGCCCGACACAGGGCAGGCCGCGACTCAGCGCCTCCACGAAGACGATGCCGAATGCCTCGAACTGCGACGGCAAGACAAACAGGTCATGCTCGTCGACCAGTCGCGCGACCTCTTCGTTGGAGACCGGGCCCAGGAACGTCACGCCGGCCGGCGGTTCGCCGGAGAGTGGCCAGGCCTTCGGCCCAGCGATGGTCAGCGTGACATCCGCCCGCTCGCCGTCCCGCAGAATCTTCAGGGCTTGGAGTACCTGCACTCCGCCCTTTCGTTCGAAGTTTCGCCCGACGAAGAGCAACCGCGACCGTCGGCCGGCCAAGCGTCGGGCCGTGACTGCGGAGAGGTCGACCGGTGTCTTCGCCGCCGTCGCCCCCGGATGCACCACGTGCACCTTCTCGGCCGGGACGCCGGAGGTCGTCACGAGATGGCTGGCCAGCCATTGGGATAGCGCGATGACGCCATGCGAGGTCTCGTAGAGGCGTCGTTGCCGGTCGCGCAGACGTCGGATCGTCGCCAAGCTGAGCGACGAGAACTGCATCTGAACGCCCTTGTCGGCCTGCTCCAGGTCCAACAGGAGGTCATAGCTGAGATCCTGCAGAAAGAAGTAGGGCGTCCGCGTCGGACCGAGATCGCCGATCTGGAGGATCGCGTCGAGGGGACGGCTCTGCCTGTTCGCCTCATCGGCGCGGGTGAGGCGGCTTGAGTTGAGCAGCCGCGCCGGTCTCGTGTGCTTCCACAGCGACACGAGCTTCCCGTCGCGCCGGCGCGCGTATGCCGCCTTCAGCGCGAGTCGGGCGGGCTCGGGGTAGGTCAAGTCGATGTCGACGATGTCGCACTCCGATCGCATCCCCTCACGCAGTTGCCACGGGGTGTGCGACCAGGTTGCTTCGGGCTGCGGATCCCAGG contains:
- a CDS encoding O-antigen ligase; this translates as MTDEPSHTEKGRASTPPAGDEEAAELDPDAIQKHSLNLRLLTLLLVFLLAIPARLIFKPIGAAGTPAEMTCVLLLGYWVFQRLSTPARHAPLEPIQRAMLLYMLAVLASYVAATTRPIAANELTGGDRALLTACSWLGVLFFASELVSRAELDILLRRTSFGVGCLSTLGVVQFVTGLPFTNYIVIPGLTLNSALTSVLERNGRNRPAGTATHPIEFGAVLTMVLPIALHYALYDTHRSKVKRWFPVVAIAIAIPISISRSAIVSAAVALIVLIPSWPKERRRRAYASIVGLLGVAYLFIPGLLGTLTGLFTGIGEDSSASSRTNSYAVAAHFIKTNPIFGRGQGTFLIGYHIFDNFYLGAAVETGVVGVAAILTLYLTAIITNRKLHNVARDESTRDLAQAFAASFAAAALSTALYDAYSFPMATTLLFFLLGCAAALRRRARAGDVGETALAPS
- a CDS encoding glycosyltransferase family 4 protein, coding for MLRVGFACAWDPQPEATWSHTPWQLREGMRSECDIVDIDLTYPEPARLALKAAYARRRDGKLVSLWKHTRPARLLNSSRLTRADEANRQSRPLDAILQIGDLGPTRTPYFFLQDLSYDLLLDLEQADKGVQMQFSSLSLATIRRLRDRQRRLYETSHGVIALSQWLASHLVTTSGVPAEKVHVVHPGATAAKTPVDLSAVTARRLAGRRSRLLFVGRNFERKGGVQVLQALKILRDGERADVTLTIAGPKAWPLSGEPPAGVTFLGPVSNEEVARLVDEHDLFVLPSQFEAFGIVFVEALSRGLPCVGRDAFAMPEIIQPGRNGALVTSDSADELADLITSALDDDELIRRTSAAADESRAYYSWSRAGRQVVEIMGAATS